The Canis lupus familiaris isolate Mischka breed German Shepherd chromosome 34, alternate assembly UU_Cfam_GSD_1.0, whole genome shotgun sequence region TAGATCTGAGAACTCCTTGGAGATCAATATTGTTCAAATATGAggtttttaagtttatctttttgGATTACTttggatgttatttttttaagaatgaacatCATATTATGATGAAAGACAGTGATAAAACTTTTCTGTCATAAACTGACATTAAATTCAAATAAGAATAAGGTGAGTTGTTATTCATGCAGTCAGTTTGCCGTTTTCCCCCCCACTTTGTCCTGCAGAGCTTTTTCTAATCTTAATCAGAACCCTGTTAAGAAGTGTAATGTAAAAGAACACACATTGGATACTCAGTGGTCTGTACATGAGAGCAACTATATGAAAGGTGAAGTGACCTAAAATGATGAGCTGATGCTGTTGAGGAGAACTTGGCTGGATCTTGACCAATGCTTGGATTGGGCCATACACTTCAGTCTTAGGAGTGTGTGCTTTGGAGGccagtgcctggcttcaaagcttccaTCCAGCATGATGATCTGGACATTctccagctgggtgaccttggacaagttacttaaagCCCTCTATTTCTGtatccttatctgtaaatgaGGCAAACAGTAGCTCCCACCTCCAAGGGctgttgtgagcattaaatgagttaTTCCATGGAAAGTACTTTTCCATAGTAAGgactttattcacttattcatgcaACCAGtcattacttattcattcatccatgcatCCATTCATTTCTACTGTCCATTATATACTCACTATATGCTGGGCCCTGCTGCAGATGCTGGGGTTAGGGGTATAGCAGTCAGgtgaaataaatgagtaaacaaagTTCAGGTACTAATAAGTGTTAAAAAGTAGATAGGAAACTGGGTTATGGGGAGAGAGGTCAGTGTTAACTAGGGTGGGTAGGAGCTTTTGAGGAGGTGGTGTTCTAGCCGAGGCCTAAGTGATGAGATAAATGTCAGCTCTGTTTAAAATAAGGTTTTCCTTTGTGTTGGTGGTTCTCTTCATATTCTCactttaatatatctttttttaaaaattattttaaagatttttatttattagagaacaaGAGAGTGCATCCGTGAGCAggtggggagcagaaggaaagggaaaagcagaccccctgctgagcagggagcccaatgcagggcttgactccaggaccctgggatcatgacctgagccaaaggcaaatgcttaactgacagagtcacccaggAACCTTAAAATCTCTTCAGATCAATATAAAATCCTTTGTAGCAGGACACAACTAGGAGATCTTGAGCCCCTCTCCCAGTAGCACATGACTGTGTTCAGACAAGTCATCGTCAGTATCTTGGCAGTACTTCATCTTGTCAGTACCCAGATCTGGCCACCCATGGGTCTCTTTCCCTTGTTCTGCCTGAGTTCCTGGAAGAGCCTGACTCTGTTGTTCCCAACTAATAGAAAGTACAGGATTGGATTGAGGCAGCTGCTCATGCTTACCAGAGGCCTCCATATCTTATAGGCCAAGCTGACCACTATCAAGAGCTGGCAGTCCTGTGAAGGTAGGAAGCGGAGCATGAGGTAGAAGGAGCGTGTGATGTGAAAGGGCACAAAGCAGAGGGTGAAGAGGCCGCACACCAACAAGATGGTTCGGATGGACTTGGCCCGGGTTACATTGCCTGTCTTCATGAGGGCCTCTCCTGGCTTGATGAGGCTCCTCACCATCAGCGAGTAGCACACCAGGATGACCAAGGAGGGAAAGACGAAGCCAGACAACGTCAGAACCACACCATAGGCAAAAAACTGATCAAAGTTCTCTGGGCCGGTCATGTCATAGCAGATCATCTGGCCGTCAATGTATTCTGTGTGGGAGAAGAACAGTGTGGGCAGTAGCTGGAGGACCACCAGGGCCCAAGTGGTGGCCGTACCCAGGAGGGCGTGCCGGCGGGTCCGGTAGGGTAGTGAACGCAGGGGGTGGCACACGCCCAGGAAGCGGTGCACAGAGATACAGGTCAGTAGCAGGATGCTGCCGTAGAGGTTGGTGTAGAACAGGAAGCGCACCAGCCTGCACAGCAGCTCCCCGAAGGGCCACCTGTCACCCAGGGAGTAGGTGGTGATGAGGAAGGGCAGCGTCAGCACATAAAGCAGGTCAGCTACCATCAGGTTCACCAGGTAGATGGTGGCACAGCTCCAGCGCTTGGTTTGGCGCCAGGAGAGCCACAAGACCATGCCATTCAGAGGCATCCCTAGCATGAGGATGATACTGTAGGTCAGGGAGAGGTAGATTTGCTTGTAGTCCTCTGAGAACTTGCAGACTGTCTGTTCCCTTGAGGCATTAGTATCCAGCATCTCCATCTCCTGGGAGGCTCCCTCTGGGAGCACAGTagctcctgcttgtgctcctcctgggaaaaaaaaccaaaatgggcGGCATGGCATCATGTTGGCTAGGTGTTGGTTAGCCTCTCCCTTGATCTGGCATTCAAGTCTGGGTTCCCAAAATCTGGTTAGAGTCTTTGAGATAGGCCAGCTCcaggagaaaacacacacacacacacatacacacaataaaaaataacccAAGGGCACAGGAGTCTTTAGAAGCAGGGCTTGTAGACTTACCAGGTTCAAAGGGCTGGCCTTACACTGTCTTATATGCTCTCTGCTCTAGGCTAGGTGTCCTAGGAAGCTCAAGTGCAGGTGCAGTTCAAGTGCAGCAGCACCTTCTGGTGCAGGAAGGTGCTGCTGTAATTTAAACAGGACATATAACCTGGATCACTGACTCCTTTGGCTAAAATCCTTTGCATAGAGCCAGGAAACCTCCAAGgaaattttgatttgtatctctttCAGGATTTATTAGCTGCGTATTTGAATACTGAGTCTGATTTGCTTATTAACCATCTCAGCATCCCAAACACCCAAGAAAACAAGTCTGAGCCATAAAGCCAGGTGCAACTTCTTTCATATTCCTGCCTCTGCTGATGAAGGAGATCGAATAGGCAGATCCACGTAGCTGGGGAAGCTGTGTGTGAATCCTGCATGTGTCACATTGGCAAGTCAGTGGGTTGGTCAGCCAATCACCATGGAGCCTACAGGAATGAAAAGTTTGTTTCTAGGATTTGACATTCAGAAAGACTAATCCAGGGCAAGGGAAAAAGGTTTAAGATAGGTAATTTTGGGATCAATTGAGTGTTGACTATAAGCTATACAGAGTTTTATTCACAACAAAAGGAGCAAAGACCTCATTCACTCTGCCAGTCAGCAAACATCTACTGAGCATCTATTGGGTCTGGCACTAGGGATAggaacatgaataaaatatggcTCTTGCTCTCCAGGATTTCACAGTCTGGTGGGGAAGACACAAACCAACACAGCTAATTGTGACAATGTGAAGAATGGTCAACAAAATGCTGTGAAGACCAGCAGAATGCAGCAGTTCTCTGCTAAGGGAGTTGAGTGAAGGTTCTTAATGAGGTGCCGTTTGAGCTGCTTGGGAAAAGAACAGAGCAGCTTGGTAGGCAAAGAAGGATGAGGGCACTTCCTGTGGGGGTGGCGTGGGGGAGGCAGCCCACAAAGGGGAATGGAGTTTAAGGGCTCAGCGTGTCCTGGGATGGCAGGAGAGCCAGGGTGGGGGATGTGTTTGAGGCTGTGTTTGAGGGAGATGCTTAGTAGCAGCCCAGGACTGGAGCAGTCAGACTGTAAGGGAGCTGTAGCAGTGCATGCAGGTGAGAGATGCTCAGTACTCTGGGAGAGGCTacgagggatggatggagggcaGGGACCTGTCCCCGGAGATGCTGCTGAGGCAGGAATGACAGGACTGAATGGACATAGGGCAAGCACCAGAGGAGGAGTTGAGGGTGTCCCTGAGATTGAGTGAGTAGGTGGTGAGGCCAGTGGTGAGGCCAGTGCCTGAAGCTTGAGGGTTGAGACATGTTGTGAGGTTGCAGGATGGTGGCTCTGTGCTGCAGCTTGCCAAAGGGCTCGCCACCTCGCTAACTGGCTTTGGGATCTACTTGATTAGGAGAGCAAAGCTATTTGATGGGGTGAGTAAAAAGAATatagttttctctcattttgttctctgtaatcTTTCATGTGGGGGGTTGGCAAATGCTTAGTTATTTCCATCGAAGCTGCCTTCCCATCTTGGTGTGGGCTCTCAGAGGGAAGCCAAAGAGGGGAACCAGCCTGGCTTACTGCAGGCTCGGCCAGCCAGTTCACACTGTGATCTTATTTAATACTCAGAACAACCTTGTGGATGAAGCATTATTAGCTCCAGTTTACTGCTGAGGAAATTGAGAGTCAGAGAAGACACCCCTATAGGGCTCACTAGGCCCTCTAATCTAGTTGGCTTGTTCCTGATGTAGATTGTGGGTTTCTGCTTCCTCGGAGCACCATGTGGTGTGGTGGAAAGCGCTGTGATCTAGCTCTGCCAGGGACCACTAGTAAGGTTTGAAATAAGCCACCTTGTCTCTGAGCCATGGTCTCCTCAGGTATAAAATGGGACAGTCTTTCTGGTGAGGTTTCTGTGAGAATTATTTAGAAGAAAGGCACACAGGCCCCACAGGCCTGCTGCAAGGGACAGACCCAACACATTTTAGTCCTCTTCCTActcattcttccctcttttcctagAGACCATGGTGCCCTGAAAACCTGAGCTCTTTTGTTTATGTGGGAGGATGGGAAGGCAAGTGTGCCTTTGTTACCCCATAACTGGAGAAAGTTACCTTTCTTCATGAGTATTACTTTCATGGCTATGAGGCTATGGTCTGAACTGTGTTCCATACAAATTCATCTGCTGAATGCTTAACTCCCAATGTAACTACAGTTAAAACGAGGAAGTAATTAAAGTTAGATGAGATCGTAAGAGTGGGATCTTAATTCTGTAGGATTAGTGTCTTTGTAATGAAGGATATCAGAGAAAACTTGCTTTATGTGAGGACATAGAAGGTGGCCTTCAGGCCAGGAAGAGAGCTTTCACCAGGAACCAAACCTTGCAGTTCTTGATCTGGGACTTCCCAGTTTCCAGAACTGTTTCTACCATTTAAGCCCACAGTAggatattttgttacagcagagCCCAGTGCATAATTGAGCAGACTGAGATACCTTAAATGTGCTTTAAGGCCTACTTGGTGGGGAGGGACAGCTTTTCAGGTGAGAGGATGACCATATTAGTCAAGGCATAAGTGTAGAGAACTAGACAGTGTTTGGACTAGTGTATCACTGAGGTTGCTGTtatggagaaaggaagagggggagggaaagaaggccATAAGGGATTACTTCACTTGCTGGAAGCTGTGACAGTAGTGACCACTCCCTCCTCTTTGAAACCTCTCTTCTCTGGTTTCTGTCATCCGCTGGACTTTTCTCCTCGCTCCCTAGAACTCCTAATTCTCTGCATTCTCTGGGATGCAGAACTGAAGGGCTGTGTAGCTAttcaaagaacaaaggaaaaagagtggAAGAGTGGTGGGCTGAGGTTTTGCAACACAAGAGAACTTAAGGGGCATCTGCCATGATGAATCCGATTTTAAGAAGTCCACACTTCTAGGAAGTGTGTACTGCATGCATAATGCACTTTCCCCTCTTTGTTACCATTAGCTCAACAGCTTTCAAAAAGACTGACACAATTTagggttgggattttttttttctttcaaatggcTCAGTGAGAGGATGCGCCTCATGGAAAGAATGACGCAGGTGTCACCAAATGTGTGGTTAAATGGGTACCGCGGCTTCGGACCTTGAGCCCAGGGTTCTTCCCACTGTGAGTGTCAATGAGCCTGGGTCTGTTTCTGGCGCCCTGCTGAACAGGGCAGGGACCTCAGCAAGCCCTTCAGGTGCAGTAGAGATCTCTGCGGACCACACTGGGCGTCTTTCAAAGGGGATAGGAGAGTCTTTGTCATTTTAATGGTCTAAAGTAGTTATCACCACCCAGGGAAGTGACACACCTAAGATGAAAGAACTGTTCTCTCTCCTTTAACAAGTGTTTATAAGATACATATTTCAAGAGTTCAAAAAGGGAAAAGTAATGAATAAATTTGAGTAACAATAAAATGTTACTGCCTTTCAATTGTTGAGGAATGGTCGTTGAAtgagaaaacctttaaaaaaagattctgggcCAAAGGAATGGGAAttgctcattttcattttaaaatgccacTATTGTATTATATGtgtttaaatatatgaattgattttaatatttaatattttacctgTGTCTGAAGACTTTTCTTGCAAGGGACAGACTTCAACAGTGAAGCGATGTAATGGAGTCTCATAAATACCTTTATACAgtaaaagttcatttttacaAGTTATTCTGAAAAACTGTTAATATGTGtactctttttaaagatgaattaggGATTTATTATTCATACTACatgtaattatttgatttttcaacaagatttttaaaaaatgaggtggTGAATTAAAGTAATTggtgatttattttgaattacttTTCCTAAGTGTTTCAAATCCAGTAGATAATTTGGTGTTACTTGGCCAGCAGACCACTGGGTGGCGATGAAGACCTACAGGTTACAATCCCTTGCCCCTCCCTGGAGGAAGTAGGAACTGGGGTTGGGCTCAGGTCCAGGAATAGCCGCTGTGGATGAGGTATAATTCATTGAGGACATACAGGAACCCCCACCAATCAAACTACCTCTTATTTATCTTATGTCTACAGTTACTATGCTAGGTTCACACTATGAAATGGAGATACAGTCAGCCCAAAGCAGCCTGTTATCATGATTGATTTCATGAGATAGGCATTGTGGTAGGCATTATTTTCCCTGTTTTACAGCTGAGCaaaccaaggttcagagaggttcaGGGGAAGTCCTGTCTGAGATGATCTGGAGAAAGCCTGGACTTTTTTACAAAACAGAGACTCAGCTCATTCCCAGATTTCCAGGAAATGTTTTcttacctccctccctcctccccttcccataGACATACTacaacaaagaaagaagacatgaaaataaaagagcagGTCATCCCTGAAGTAACTTTATGTAGTGCCTTTGTTATAGACGACAGAACCCTAGTTTAAAAAGCATGATCTAGGGCAGCCCAGagggcttagcggtttagcacaccgccttcggcccagggcgtgatcctggacaccctggatcgagtcccatgtcgggctccctgcatggagcctgcttctccctctgcctgtgtctctgcctctttctctctctctctctctctctctctgtctctcataaataaataaaatcttaaaaaaaaataaaaagcatgatcTGGAAATAATGGTAAAGAGAGAAcggaataaatagaatttttaaatactgtaaaaaaaaaaaaaaaacactattaagaATGAGACCTACATAGCAACCTTCTACCCAGTTGAGTCTTAAGATAAAAGGAACTGACATTagctttttaatgattttatactatatttttacaCTGCAAGCATACCTCTGTTGTGTACCTGGATTCTTTTTACACATTTGGATTGTCCCCAAAACACTGGAGTccaagggctttttttttcccctcaaggaaAGCAAACTGgatctttaaataatttagagGACTGTCTAGAGACAGTGAGTACTTAATTtcaataattaatttatatagcAGCTtgcacatttttgttttctgttgacaAGGACGCGACATAATTGGCAGCTTCAAATTAGTGTAAACATGGGGAGTGATTGGGAAACATTCTCTGACATTGTACTGTCACAACAGACTAGGTGGCTGCTCTGAAACTGATGTTACTTTGTCTAGAAAAATAatcactactaaaaaaaaaatctttttactcCATCTGTACAATTGTGTGATCCCTCAAACTGACTTTGAAATCGGAATTTTTAACGTTAATGTTGCAGTAAAAATAACTGTAGTTGTATTGTCCTGTGGTTGTAGAAGTTCATCATTGCCTTTGGGCTCACAACCTTGAAAGGGGATCTTTATgaaacttccttttcctttcatttggcATCAGACAAAGATCTTTAAATGCACCACCACTGAGACTGTCTTTTCCTGTGTTCTGTGTCAAGAAATGTAGAAAGCAGGTTTGGTTTGGGGCAAAAGCAGAGATCAGTAGCAGAGCCTGGGGCTGTAGGATTAGTGGTAAAGTTGCCCAAGGCATCTGCAGATTGGAGGGCTTGTGTCTAGgacccctccctccatccactcTTACCCTCAGGCAGCAAGCTCCCCTCCAGCCTGCCCCTAAAATGCTGCTTAAATCAGTAACATGCAGACAGGCTGTCCATCACTGGAGCCTTTCCTGTTGCTAGGGTGTTGCTAAGGTGGGGGGCAGTGGTGGTAAGAATCCACAGTGGCTCTGCATACTCAGCTCATGGGGGCAGTAGGAGAATGCTGTTGTCTTAACTTGAGTCACCCAGAAAGCAGAGCCGAGGTTTAGTGTGCAATCATTTTATTAGGGAATACAGTCCTAGGGAACAGGAGTGAGGAACAAAAGGGGAATAGCCTGGTGAATGAGGAAGAGCTAATAGGAGGACTCCAAGGTGGATTATTGAGTTGGCCCCCACAAAAGGCAACTTTGTGCTCAGTCCCTAGAGACTGTCATTTGAAAACCTGCATCAACTGCATTTCAAGAAGGTCCTCCcaggggacgcctgggcggctcagcggttgagcacctggctcagggcgtgatctgcaGTCTCAGGctccagtcccacattaggcttcctgcctggagcctgtttctccctctgcctacatctctgcctttctctctctgtgtctttcatgaataaataaataaataatcttaaaaaaaaaaaaaaaaagtcctcccaGGGCCAGAAAAAAGGAGGCACTTGTCCACCAGCTTCTATCTCCCACTGGCCAGGCCATACTGGTGGGTGTGTCCTGTGAGTACAGAACATCAGAAAGAGGAGACAtgctgaagaaaatgaattttcccatcaaaccccatttttcttttgcccTATGAGATGTTACCCTCTTCCTTTACTTGTACTTCTGTGTTACTTTTGCACAGGAGATTAGAGCTCTTGCTCTATCTGATCCTTTATCCTTTTCTGTGAAGTCattcttcctgttttttcttgCTCGTTTTATTCTAAtgaatttcttgtttttgttactgatttttaggAGTTCTCTACACACTTTGCATAGGTCTTTAAAGTTAttcatgttataatttttttaactctgtggCTTTGTTGGCTTAATAAcatgtatatatctgtgtgtgtatatatgtaggtGTATATACatggtatatgtatttttttaaagaatagaagtTCTCAATTTTAACATGGTTGAAatgatcaatttttcttttatggattatgctttttGTATCTGGTTTAAAAATCCTTCTCTGTCTTGAGGTCATAAAGATATTCTACTATATAAGCAAATGAAAACTTTTCCCATTTAGATCTAAATGAGTTTGTCCTACTAATGCGTTTAatgcttgtgtgtgtatgcatgtgtgtatgagaaacacagaacaaCATGATTAGATTAGATGCTTTTTGGAGAGTGGAGAGCAGGGAGCATTGGAAATAAGTTGGAAGGCATTTGGTTTAGTTTAAGAGGGACAAGATGGTAGCTTTAACTTGAGGGATGAGAGTGACAATGGACAGAAATGGTTGGATTCAACTGATACTTAGGAGGTAAATAAACATGATCTGGTGATGATTAAATATAGGGATAAAGGAATTATGCCAGGGACTTTACTTTCTGCTGCTACCAACCAATGCTTTCATCCTTTTGtctattatttctctattttattgcTTGTCTCTATTAAGTTTCTCCTTCCAGACTCGGCTTTCCCTCTGGGCATCCTTTGGCTTCTACTACAATTGCAGATGATGAACTCTACACAGAGCCAAAGAAATTTTCCCAAGAGACTCTGATTGACCCATGTATCACCATTATTCAAAAAGAGAAGACATACTTATGAGAATAGGTTTTCTTTCTCACCAAACCCCATTTTTCTTTGATAATGTCTAAATTATGAACTTGCTTTCTAAAACACATACTTATAATAGAAACTTCTCATGACTCTAAAACAGTTGTGGATAGCAAATATAATATTTGGAGCTGGTTTCCAACACAGAGAGTTTCATTTATTAATAGTATGCCTGTCAGAGCTTTGACTCTGAGATATTTTGTTCATACATAAACCATAAATTTAAGTTGACAGTCCTATTAATGATGGAATGCAGGTATGTATGTTTTTGGTAAAAGAACAAAGTGAATATTTTTGAACCTTATTATATGCAAGACAGATTAAAAACAGTAGTCATAGAGAATGAAAACAGGCCTTGATGTCATGTTCAGTAAAACATGTCAGAAGTGAGGTCTCAGAAAGCACTACAGTGAAATACGAGGGAAAGGTGTGGAGTTGCAAGAGGTTTCATTTAAACACGAGGCTcctgtattaatatttttattgatttattttcatgcCAATATGTTCTGACATAAATATGGTGATCTATAATGTATCGACCATAAAagtcaacattatttttaaagctgacTCAGGGAAATAAAACCTGATTGTTAGTGCTGATATATACGGTATATTACCGGGTTGAAAAATTAACCTCTCCTGTTCTGCTCCCGATTGAGCTATATAAGAGAGATGCATTTCAACACTGTTGAccttttgtgtatgttttgctTCACGGCCAAAGTTTAGTTTGCAGTGGGACCGGCGCGTGGTATGAAGTAAAGAACAATGCGTATTCAACATTCTTCAGAAAAAACTTtgacaaaaatgaaagataatcagcaaaaatatttttcttttagaggaTCGAAAGGCTTGGGAATCTCTCTGGGTTAGATACTGTGGAGTCCATAACTTGTATCTTCAGTAAACTGTGAGAGCAGTATGAGGCCCCAAGACATAGAGGACACAGTGTTAGTCACGAGTGACCACAGAGGAGACACTCAGTCTAGAATGCTAGAGACAGGGGCACACCCTCATGGGTGGCACAAGCCACCCACAACAGCGATAGGACCTTCAATGAAATGATCCTATGAAATGAAGATTGAGCTAAGGAGAGTTTAACTTAGCAGCATAGGAGAGTATGCTAATAAGACCCAAGTGGATTTGGATAACTTCTTCCTTCACTGAGTTCCAGAACAGAATAAGTTTGCTGAAAATAAGCAAATACCAAGAATTTTAGAgccagaggggcccctgggtgctaGGCAGGTGTAATCACttggcagatgaggaaagtgagcaATTTGTCCAAGGTCAGGTAAACGGTTAGTGGCTGAGCTGTGTCTGGCTTCCAGACTTCCTGATTCTCTGTCCAGGGCCCTTTCTATTCCATTTCATCAATTAGGAGCCTTGACTAGTAATGCATGTGAATGGAGGACATTCCACAGGACCACTCGAATCTGGTTTCCAACCTACCACTGTAGTGCAACTGATCTTGTCAAGGCTCTCACTGGCCTCCATGTTGGCAAATCCTATGGGAACTTTTCTGACTCCATTTAAACCTCTAATCAGCATATGCTGCATTCACTGAAACAgtcttctcttgctttttctttcttttctttttttctcttgctttttcatcTGCTAGGATTTCATTGCTGGTGAGGGGAAACCCATGCCAAATGTGACCAAGTAAAACAATTTGTTGGTCATATAATTACTGTTCTGGTAAGGCTGGCTTTATAGATGGTACTACCaagactgttttctttttctgcattttctggcTCTACTTTCTCCAAATTGGCTTCATTTTCATATGTACTCTCTTGTCATAGTGACAGGATGGCTATCATAGACTCCAGTCTTCCAGTTAATAATGTGCAGATCCAGCAGGAAAAATTATGCCTCAGCGAAGAATTCCTGGGATTTGCACTAATTGGTCCTATTGTCTTGTTCTAAGTTCTGTGTCTATCTCTGAACCAGTCGCTGTGGCCAGGGGAATGGAATGCATCAACTGGCGTAGGCTTTGGTTAAATGCTCCAACCCTAAGATGCAGGAGAAAGAATTGGCTTCATCTGAATTCCATGTATTTAAAGTGTGAGAGGGGTGGCTCTCCTAAAGCATATTTGGGGTCTTCTTACAAGAAAGAGATTGAATACCAGGCAGCAAAAACAACAAATGCCTCTAACAACTTCTCTGATGTGACCGTGCCCTACTATGCCTCCTACTTCACTCTTTTCAGTCTTACTCACTGTATTGTCTCTTCAACTTGATGCTCAAGGCCCAGCTCCAGACCTTCTCCTCTTCTATATCTATATTTGCTCTCAAGGTGATTTTACTCAGTCCATGCTGAAAGCAAATCGGCATAGCCCAGAATGTTTTGAGTCAACTGTGGCTAATATAGTAGTTGAAATTGTAGGAATTTAATAAGAAAGAGTGTGGAATGGGAATTCTTGAGAAGAATGCAGAACACCAAGCTACTCCATATCCTTTGCTCCAAAGATAAGGGGCAaggttgaaaaatatttacaaatagttATCAAAAATGCACAAAGAATAAACTCTATTAGTCAGGTAGGTTAAAAGTTCTCTTAAGGtcagatctatctatctatctatctatctatctatctatctatctatctatgcaCTTTTCCATGTGAAATTGAATTTCTGGCTGATTTATTTGCTGGGAAGTTAAAGAAATCTCCtgggatattttctttctttattacaGAGGTTTATTGTAATTATCTGTGTAATACGATCTTTAACCCAGAGGCTATGGTTACTGTAAAGcttgttttacatatttgttgTGGAGAATTACATTTATTCATTATGTATCTATTACAAGAAATTGTATATATTAGAATAATCTGGATAGGATATTGGATTTATGCACCTAAGCTGTAGCATGCCAACCAGTACTGTTAATGACCTTACTAACTTTATTCCATAACTCCATTTCTACATAAATTCATAAACCCAATTTCTAGTCAGAAGCCATTAGAACCCTTTCTCTTGGCTTTCTTGTTATaggtttatttgagaaaaattagtTTGTGACTCTATAATTCTGACAGTATGTGAAGCTTGCTTTTTTCATGCCACTTATGTCTTGACAACTCCCTAATCCATACCCACAGCCCAGTTCTGTATCCTGAGCTCCAGACTTGTGTATCCAACTGCCCATTTGGCACTACCTGGATATTTATAGGTTTCACCAACTTAATGTGGCCAAGAGTAAGtttttgatttcctcttctttttcactACCAAATCTGTTTCTCTGCTCAATATTCTTCATAATTTCAATAAATGGCACTGTTTCCCAGCAGTCCACTCCCTGACTTTCAGTCTGGATTGTTCTGATGTTCAATTTGGTCCTAGGAGTCAAATCACAAGGCCATTTCCCTGAAAGCCTGTCTGTTCTTTGAACATATCATGCTCATTCATGCCCCAGAGTCTCTGAGGTTCCTGCCCCCACTGTTTGGAATACACTTTCCGCAGCTCTTTCTCTGCATGGCTGAATTCATCTTTTCCTTCCGATCTTAGCT contains the following coding sequences:
- the LOC488130 gene encoding LOW QUALITY PROTEIN: P2Y purinoceptor 3-like isoform X1 (The sequence of the model RefSeq protein was modified relative to this genomic sequence to represent the inferred CDS: inserted 2 bases in 1 codon; deleted 2 bases in 1 codon; substituted 1 base at 1 genomic stop codon), which encodes MMPCRPFWFFFPGGAQAGATVLPEGASQEMEMLDTNASREQTVCKFSEDYKQIYLSLTYSIILMLGMPLNGMVLWLSWRQTKRWSCATIYLVNLMVADLLYVLTLPFLITTYSLGDRWPFGELLCRLVRFLFYTNLYGSILLLTCISVHRFLGVCHPLRSLPYRTRRHALLGTATTWALVVLQLLPTLFFSHTEYIDGQMICYDMTGPENFDQFFAYGVVLTLSGFLSLLGHPGVLLADGEEPHQARRGPHEDRQCNPGQVHPNHLVGVRPLHPLLCALSHHTLLLPHAPLPTFTGLPALDSGQLGLXDMEASGKHEQLPQSNPVLSISXGNNRVRLFQELRQNKGKRPMGGQIWVLTR